The DNA sequence AAGGATGGAGGCGCCACGCTCGGAACGGGCACTCTCATCGGTGGCAAGGCGACGTTCAAGACCTCAGGGCTGTCGGCGGGGGCGCACTCCATAACGGCGGTCTACGGTGGCTCGACGAGCTACAGCGGCAGCACATCGCCCGTGCTGACGCAGACGGTGAACCGATGACTGCCGGCTTCCGGAGTGACGAGGGCCGGTGGCCCACTCAAGCCCGGTTTTGTGGCTTGAATGGAATGGGCACTGAGCCGGGACGGAGAGACCTGGGGACAGACGGGATGTTTCAACTCGTCTCATAAATTCCTGAACAGGATTTGCATGCAGCCAAGGCGGACCATGCCAAAGAAGTGAAATGGCGAGGTCCCTAAAGTCGTCGAGCCGTGACCCCACCGGCGAGGGCGCGCCTCGTGGGCGGTCGCTGCAACAGCCGCGGAGTGCGGGTTGTCTATGCCTCAACTTCTTAGCGCTTGCGGCAATTGAGACCTTTGTAAATCTGGAACCAAATCTCCAGCCCAACGACTTGGTTTCGATCGAGGGCGACATTCCCGACGAGCTTGAAATTGGACGATTGGACCCGAAAGGACTTTCCGTCCATTGGTACGAAACGAGAGATGAATCGTTGCGTCGGTTCGGAGATGAGTGGATTCGTGCCGGGCACGGGACGGCTCTGCTAGTCCCGTCGGCTGCGATCCGTGGCGAATGGAATATCCTGCTGAACCCGGCTCACCGGGACTTTTCCAAGATCAGGTTCCAAGACCCGCTGCCGTTTGAATTCGACGCGCGCATGTTCCGTTGACGAAGTGAAGT is a window from the Nitrospiraceae bacterium genome containing:
- a CDS encoding RES family NAD+ phosphorylase, encoding MARSLKSSSRDPTGEGAPRGRSLQQPRSAGCLCLNFLALAAIETFVNLEPNLQPNDLVSIEGDIPDELEIGRLDPKGLSVHWYETRDESLRRFGDEWIRAGHGTALLVPSAAIRGEWNILLNPAHRDFSKIRFQDPLPFEFDARMFR